The region CCaggctctgtgctgcagctcagcccctctctctccactttctttactgtttcaatggtctctgtccaaaaaacaagaacaaagaaaTATCTGTGAAAAAGTAGAGTTCATAAACTCAAaccatgaatgaataaataaataaaataaaatgcaaacattttattttgaaggaaatTTAGTTTAATTTGTTGAATAaacccagaaagttgattctgtttatctggactttgtgttatcagttttaattctaACTATGAACAAAATGTGGTTTAGCTTTTCCTGTCATGACGTCTGTACCTCCTGTTGAAAGCagctcacagagagacagagacagcgAAGCGACAGCAGCATCAGAATACAGAGGACCAACATTTACTTATGATTTActgcagaatcagaatcagcttcACATAGAAAAGCTCCAGttaacagagaaacacagcGACTGAGTGACGGCTCTGCTGCACAGGAAACTGACACTGCTGAAAACTGAGCATCTTAAAATGTCTTCCATCATTGATGAGGATCCAGAGTTGAGCATGAATGTGAAATACAGCAAAGGAGAGGACAGAGGAGAGAGACTGGAGGGACTGGTCCTCCTCCATGAGAATGTGGACTCCTGCACAGACCGTCAGGTCCATGTTTCAACACAGGACGGAGGTAAGTATCAAATACTGAGGCATCAGGAATCAGGAGAGACTGTTTCCATCTTCTCAATAAAATATCAAACTAATACAGATCCATCAAAGCTTTTGGATCCAGAGACTCAGTTTATTCATGGTGTGGAGGAAAGTTCAAGCTTTGGTGAAGGTGTGCAGTCTCTGCTCTTATCATGGTTTATATGTTtctatattttttaatgttttctgtttatttagagaataaatgataaaaagtgTCTAGTTTAAAGTATCAGTGTGTTATTTTAGTAAGTGTAGAAACAAGCTGACAGAAAAGTGTTGGAGGAGTTATCTCACAGATCAGTGGTGAAGGCAGAAATATAAGAAACAAGGAAGTGTTGCTCGACACTGTGGAGCGAGTATAACCACAGAAACTACTCGAAGCACACTTGTCACAGCTAGTTTTAGCTGACAGGAAATCAGACCAATGAATAACAACTCTGTTTTCATTTCAGCAAATCATGGAGATATTGTTTTAATGACATAATATTCATGTTATAATAACCAACATTGTCCTCATGATCTGGTCTTTGTGTGAAACACGCTGATACACATTCGTCTGTTTCTGAGTCACATCAAAGCGTTTCTCTGTCAATCAGAGTCTCTGTTCTCACATATGTAAAAGTCACCTGAAGACGAACATGTGACAAAGTCTCCTGTAAATATCAAAACTGCTGGAATGAACTTGTTCAGCTCATCATCAGGTCGGCTGCAGGTGGAAAGTCTTTCTGACGATAAACCAATAAAATACGCTTGAAAAATGGGAAACAAATTATgattaaaacatgtttaataattaaattaacaaATTCTTTTCTCTCCATTTTGCCTTCGTAGAAATAAAAGCCCAGAAGAAGCTTCCAGCTGTGAAAAGAAGCCGTTTCAGAGCTGTTGAAGTGAAGCTGGTGGTTCTGTATCTGCTGATTCTGGCTGGAATCACAACACGCTGTGAGGAGTTTTATTATCATGCTCATGATacactcccatgttaaaatgagCACCTTTGCtgcagtaaaaacatgtttccatTCAGGACCAAATGAGTTTTGGTCTCTAAGGATAGTTTCCTCTTCATAAAAACTGCACGGTGGCATTTTAAATGGAATTCTCTGATCAATAATATGAGCTGCTGTGTGGTACAGCCTGACCAACACGTTGGTTTTGCTGACTGAGCTTCTAGTATTTCATCAGTCTGTTACTTAGCACTGATTagcaggtgtgtgtctgtgtgcatgattCCTGGCTCATATCTTGTGTGTGTTGTGGAGTGAATGTTCTTGTTGTTCCTTCAAACTCTTCACTCAACACGCTGATTCTGTGATTACATCAACAAAGCAGACAGGCAGCAGCATCTGCTGCAGACTGATGCAGGTGCAGCCACACTATGTTAGACAGTGGCCGTCTGTCATTGTGCGACTAGTTAGTTCACTTGGTGTATTAAGCAGGTAGCTAACAAGCTAATGTTAGCTCCATTCATCTCATTGGAAaatgaaaaactttatttaaatcattttaaattttaaatcttCGGTTTTGTTGCATTTCTAACCAGATATTTTGGTGAGTTTGGAAAAAGAGCAGCTGAAGGACGAGATGGAAGGTAAGAAACTATTAAAAACTGTCAGAGTTGGAGACGGATTTGAAAGGTAActgattttacattttgaatcagCTTCTTGtgttaagataaaaaaaagaaacaaaccaaaTGACAGCAGCTGACCTCCCAAACTAACATAAACAGGAGAAACTGTTCACAGTCAAGGGCAGCTCAGCCCTACAAACTCCTtcagagtaaaacaggaaacacacagtgagAGCAGTACTTCCACAGGAAGTACCTGATCACATGGAAACACCTTTGATATGAGGAAGTGTTGATTCCCACGGCAGCTTGTCTGTTCTTTCAAAAACATGTGTTTGACTTTAAGAGAAGTGTCCTGATCGATGGACGAGATTTGGAAGCAGCTGTTACTTTAAATCCACTGAGGCAAAGCACTGGCAAGAGAGCAGGAGAGCCTGTCAGGATAAAGGAGCTGATCTGGTGATGATAAACAGCAAAGAGGAACAGGTGGGTGTGTTTGTTCATGTCTGTGTGATCTTTGATGGAGCTGACAGTGAGTTACAAAGTTCTTCATACTGTGAATTAAAGCCACACATTGATGATAAGTatacatgtgcaaacatacagacacataaacaaagcagcacattcATTCCATCAGAAACACAACAGTTAGAAACTATGGAGGAAAATAAAGGGGAAAAGATTGAGGGAGAGCTAACCTGTAAAAATGAGTTTCAGCCGTTGACAGTCAGCTGACCTGATAGTCTGAGGAAGGCTGTTCCACAGTTTGGCTGCAACAAGCTCAAAAGCACGATGGCCTCTGGTGTTCAAATCAGAGCGAGGGACAGTTGGGAGACGCTGATTAGATGATCAGAGAGGCCGGCTGCAGTGATAAGGTCCAAGAAGCTCTGCTATATAAGCAGGGGCCTGTTCATGCACATCTTTATATGTTCATAACAGGATTTAAAAGAGGATTCTGAATTTCACTGTAAGCCAGTGAAGAGAAGCAAGAATAGGTGAGATATGAGACTGCAGGCCAGGTTTTGTTTGCAGCCTTGCTGCTGAGTTCTGCACTAACTGCAGACCAACTATGGAGGACTGAGAAATGCAGGTGAAaagtgaattacaataatcaGGCAGGAGAAAGTATGAACTCAAAGTTCCAGATGATTGAATCACAGTAAAGATTTGATCTTTGCAATATTTCTGAGCTAAAGGAAACAAGACTGGCTGACCTTTGACATGTGAGGCTCAAAATGCAGCTGTTGGTTCAAAATGATCTTTAACAGGTGATTGGATGTTACTGGTGAGGGGGACGATGTACTGACTGACCTCCTCAGAGAAACTGAGCCAAACAGCACAACTTCAGTTTGAGATGAAGGAAGTTTAAATCCATGAAGTGATGACAGAGAAGCATTCACTGAGGCAGGAGAGGCTCGACAGAAAAGCATTagtgtgtgtgtcatctgcacagCAGTGCTAGGAGATCCCATTAAAACCATTAAGCAGATGTCACAGgggcagcatttataaagagaacaGAACTGGTCCAAGGACTGAGGCATGTGGGACTCAGATGAGGACACACGTTGATTAATATGAAGTATCTGTTTGAtattcaaagatggtcgctcacagtggacatagatggcttctttcactcctctttcaaaccatctgtcctctctgtccaaaatgtgaacatatcctttagatgcagatggactgctgagtcttgtcctgtggaggtggctcttctgtgttgtgccatgcacttgtgaagtggctgtttggtctctccaatgtagaggtctggacattcctcgctgcactgtacagcatacaccacattgttaagcttgtgtttaggagttttgtcttttgggtgaaccagtttctgtctgagtgtgttgcttggtctgaagtacactgtgatgtcgtgcttggagaaaactctcctgagttcctctgatacaccggctacataggggatgacaatgttgttgcgtctgtccttcttatcctccctcgctggtgtctggtcttcttttctttgcctctttgctgactttaagaacgcccatttaggatagccgcacgttttgagtgcttcctttacatgtgtgtgttccttcttttttccttcaggctgttctgcccggtggtgtagggtcctaattactccaagtttgtgttccagagggtgatgggagtcaaagaggaggtactggtccgtgtgtgtgggcttccggtaaacttcgatgttgaggttgccgttctcttcaatgtgcacagcgcagtccaggaaaggcaaacagttgtcctttgtgtcttccctggtgaacttgatgtttttatccacagcgttaatgtgcgcagtgaaggattccacttcttgtgtcttgattttgacccaggtatcgtccacatatctgtaccagtggctgggtactcttcctttgaaagagccaagagcctttcttgtgaagttggtcctttcctccaaggagctgtcttcttgtagtcgttttctgacagtctccacggactctgtggtgggtatgcaagtgaagagagagactacatcaaaggacaccatggtttcatctggatccagggtaagtttctgtaccttgtcggtgaagtcggtggagttcttgatgtggtgtggggtgttccccacgagaggagcaaggatggtagcaaggtgtttagcaatgttataagtggctgagtttatgctactgactatgggtctgagtgggacagcttccttgtggattttaggaagtccgtagatgcagggtatggcatcccctgggtaaaggcggtgatatgtgaggcggtcaataattttgtccttttcaaagtcttgaaggcaagctataactttctttttgtagctgcttgtggggtctcgctttaaggcttcgtaggtattgttgtcactgaggagagtagtgatctttgtgtggtaatctgtagtgtttaggaccacggtgcatcttcccttatcagctggtaaaacagtgatgttgtggtctttgGTCACAATGAAcccacccgaaactctggctgattggggcccACACCCAGttccacaccttggctcaggcgattagaggatcatcagggggtccttttgtccctctgtggggggtcactcccactaggtttatatctgggactctccaccatttgaccttagaactgaagaagcttctcggatgagaggtgaaacgtcttcaagtaacttaaagaagtccagacgcttttctttgcaagctcctttgactgtgTTAATAAGAGGAGCACCATCAACAGTATGAAGGCTGCAGAGAAGTCAAGCAGGACTCAAATGGAGTCTTTATCCCAGCGCAGAAGAATCTGGTTAGTAACTTTCATGAAAgctgtttcagtgctgtggtttgtCTGGAACCAGGTTGGAATTGATCAAAGATCTGAAGGAGCTGACGAGCAACTTGATTTAAAACAGTGGGATGTAAGGAGGGTTGATCCCACTCACAAAGACTCTGGCTGTTTGAAAGTCAGCTGAAATGAAAGGGACTGGTTTCTAATAGAGAGAAGTCAGGGGGAGATGGCAGCAGGAAGGAGTTTGAACTCCAACAACAGAACTGGAGGAGAGACTTGGGGCGGTTGAAGAGGTACAGACTTGAACTCTGACCTGATACTGTTGATGTTGCCAGTGAAGAAATCTAAAAATGTCCACAGTCATTAGAAGACATGGGAGTGACAGCAGTTTGTCTCTGGGAAGACAACACTGACTGTAAGCCTGTCAAAGATGATACATCTGTGATTGGATAGTAGGTCAGACATGTGGAAGGTCAGCGTTATGTGTGGGGCCGACAACATGATGCACTACATGaaatgatgctgcagtgttcatcAATTGTGTGGCAGTGTTGTTAGAGGGATCATCAATAAGTAAATTAGACTCATCTACTAAAATGACTTTATGAACAATAACCGATGAGAGAAGATTAGAGAATCCATTCAGGAAATGATTGCAGGATTTGGGAGGTGGATCGATTACAATACAGCAAACTGGAGATTCACATTGAATTATGAAGGAGAGGAATTCAAAGCAGTTAAAGAACCAGGATTAAATGGGAACCAGTTCAGATGATCCTTAGAAACCAAGTCAACACAAAACATTGAAATAACAGAAATGTTATAAAATGAGAGAAATCCTCATAATCCAGATTATTTTTCTGATTCAATCcaactgaatcaaatgatttgtTAACACTGATTCCACTGCAACACtgactgagctacaggaggaGCTGATATTCATTGATTCTTTGGCTCTTTCTGATTTCTGCACAATGGAAGAAAAGTTTCATCACAGTTATTCTTCCTTCAGACATGTTCACAAGATGATGTCACTACAACAGAAGTGCTGAATTATGACTGGAGACAATATTTGTGTCTCTTCTCAAACAGGAATTTGTCAATGAACTGAACATGGTAGATTCCTGGATTGGTCTGAGAGCCAACCAGACATCAGGAGGATATAAATGGGAATGGGTGGACGGATCAGCGCTGACACAAACGTGAGACATTAGTTTGTTTCTATTCCAGAGTTATTATTTAGAAGTGAAACACTGATGTTTTGGAAGATAGATCAGCAATACAT is a window of Maylandia zebra isolate NMK-2024a linkage group LG22, Mzebra_GT3a, whole genome shotgun sequence DNA encoding:
- the LOC143412306 gene encoding uncharacterized protein LOC143412306 isoform X1 → MSSIIDEDPELSMNVKYSKGEDRGERLEGLVLLHENVDSCTDRQVHVSTQDGEIKAQKKLPAVKRSRFRAVEVKLVVLYLLILAGITTRYILVSLEKEQLKDEMEEKCPDRWTRFGSSCYFKSTEAKHWQESRRACQDKGADLVMINSKEEQVGVFVHVCVIFDGADSELQSSSYCELKPHIDDKYTCANIQTHKQSSTFIPSETQQLETMEENKGEKIEGELTCKNEFQPLTVS
- the LOC143412306 gene encoding low affinity immunoglobulin epsilon Fc receptor-like isoform X2, producing the protein MSSIIDEDPELSMNVKYSKGEDRGERLEGLVLLHENVDSCTDRQVHVSTQDGEIKAQKKLPAVKRSRFRAVEVKLVVLYLLILAGITTRYILVSLEKEQLKDEMEEKCPDRWTRFGSSCYFKSTEAKHWQESRRACQDKGADLVMINSKEEQEFVNELNMVDSWIGLRANQTSGGYKWEWVDGSALTQTFWAEGWSDPYSGHYGVCCDGDGRWTKSYSDLKTFICEK